One Herbaspirillum rubrisubalbicans genomic window carries:
- the nfsB gene encoding oxygen-insensitive NAD(P)H nitroreductase codes for MSLLSAARKRHSTKAFDPSRKIPASIIAELRELLRLAPSSVNSQPWHFVIAASEAAKARIGKAAEAGHPYNLSKITNASHVIVLCARTAISEPHLEAVLAKEEADGRFGDAQAKAGQHGSRLLYSNLHRYELKDAQHWMEKQVYLALGTLLLGAAELEVDAVPMEGFNAKVLDEELGLREQGYTSVVLVGLGYSGADDFNAKLPKSRLAAETVFTEL; via the coding sequence ATGAGCCTGCTCTCCGCCGCCCGCAAGCGTCACTCCACCAAGGCCTTCGACCCCAGCCGCAAGATCCCCGCATCCATCATCGCCGAGCTGCGCGAACTGCTGCGCCTGGCGCCATCCTCGGTGAACTCGCAGCCCTGGCACTTCGTCATCGCCGCCAGCGAGGCTGCCAAGGCGCGCATCGGCAAGGCGGCCGAGGCCGGTCATCCCTACAACCTGTCCAAGATCACCAATGCCTCGCACGTGATCGTGCTGTGCGCCCGCACCGCCATCAGCGAGCCGCACCTGGAGGCCGTGCTGGCCAAGGAAGAAGCCGATGGCCGCTTCGGCGATGCCCAAGCCAAGGCCGGTCAGCATGGTTCGCGCCTGCTCTACAGCAACCTGCATCGCTATGAATTGAAGGATGCCCAGCACTGGATGGAAAAGCAGGTCTATCTGGCCCTGGGCACGCTGCTGCTGGGCGCGGCCGAACTGGAAGTGGATGCGGTGCCGATGGAAGGCTTCAATGCCAAGGTGCTGGATGAGGAACTGGGGCTGCGCGAACAGGGCTACACCAGCGTGGTGCTGGTGGGCCTGGGTTACAGCGGCGCCGACGACTTCAATGCCAAGCTGCCCAAGTCGCGTCTGGCGGCCGAGACGGTGTTTACTGAACTCTGA
- a CDS encoding DMT family transporter: MSTVIATPVANRSATRTASTRRQPMSRLFLLAVVLAICIWGGNWPVMKFGSQFIPPLWFAASRFLSAAILSFVIAAALGKLRLPTRQEWPVVAGVGVLQMGLFTALVTGALHFVMPGRASLIAYATSIWVVPGAALVLKHKLSTQQSLATVCSYAGMAVIVLPALLHADMHSMIGYLMLGAASLSWAMNILQIKLTPGVKLDFDLLPWQTLVAAVPLSLLALVVDGAPTFLANPHSWGVIAYTGPLATALTFLIVLQMTQRLSPVTVSVCMLGVPVVGLTLSSLIFGEQLSGDLLLGMGLLCLGLVLPALPALATRRVAGGA; the protein is encoded by the coding sequence ATGTCCACCGTCATTGCCACCCCCGTTGCCAACCGCTCTGCGACCCGCACCGCGTCTACCCGGCGCCAGCCGATGAGCCGGCTGTTCCTGCTGGCCGTGGTGCTGGCGATCTGCATCTGGGGCGGTAACTGGCCGGTGATGAAGTTCGGCAGCCAGTTCATCCCGCCGCTGTGGTTCGCGGCCAGCCGCTTCCTGTCGGCGGCCATCCTGAGTTTCGTCATTGCCGCCGCCCTCGGCAAGCTGCGCCTGCCGACCCGCCAGGAGTGGCCGGTGGTGGCCGGGGTGGGAGTGTTGCAGATGGGTCTGTTCACGGCCCTGGTGACCGGCGCCTTGCACTTTGTCATGCCGGGCCGCGCTTCGCTGATCGCCTATGCCACGTCGATCTGGGTGGTGCCGGGCGCGGCGCTGGTGTTGAAGCACAAGTTGAGCACCCAGCAATCGCTGGCCACCGTCTGCAGCTATGCCGGCATGGCCGTGATCGTGCTGCCGGCACTGCTGCACGCGGACATGCATAGCATGATCGGCTACCTGATGCTGGGCGCGGCCTCGCTGTCGTGGGCCATGAACATCCTGCAGATCAAGCTGACGCCGGGCGTGAAGCTGGACTTCGATCTGTTGCCCTGGCAGACCCTGGTGGCGGCCGTGCCGCTGTCCTTGCTGGCCCTGGTGGTCGATGGCGCGCCGACCTTCCTGGCCAATCCGCATTCCTGGGGTGTGATCGCCTATACCGGTCCGTTGGCGACCGCCCTGACTTTCCTGATCGTCTTGCAGATGACCCAGCGACTCTCGCCGGTGACGGTGTCGGTGTGCATGTTGGGCGTGCCGGTGGTGGGCTTGACGCTGTCGTCGCTGATCTTCGGCGAGCAGCTCTCAGGCGACCTGTTGCTGGGCATGGGCCTGCTGTGCCTGGGGTTGGTGTTGCCGGCTTTGCCTGCGCTGGCCACGCGCCGGGTGGCTGGCGGGGCCTGA
- a CDS encoding LysR family transcriptional regulator, which translates to MIRLEDLTIFVCAADNGSLSAAARQHDVTPAVASAAMKRLEGELGARLLARSTRSLRLTPDGERYLQYARNVLAEVNAGRDAVAHGRRVVGGTLSLSVPSDFGRNLMCQWLDEFQAQHPAVNLQVRISDRVADMFRQPVEVAIRYSPPEDSSLVALALAPDNRRVLCASPDYLARHGRPRTPADLRQHNCLRYLLSDTLHSQWTFFKDGTPLQMQVSGDRVCDDGELVHRWAVDGRGIAYKSRLDVLADLRNGRLEALLPDYVGEASPLNLVCTHRMSLSPTVRALRELLGERIGRYLTDR; encoded by the coding sequence ATGATCCGCCTGGAAGACCTCACCATCTTCGTCTGCGCCGCCGACAACGGCAGCCTCTCCGCCGCTGCCCGCCAGCACGACGTCACCCCGGCGGTGGCCAGCGCCGCCATGAAGCGCCTGGAGGGCGAACTGGGCGCGCGCCTGCTGGCCCGCTCCACCCGCAGCCTGCGCCTCACGCCCGATGGCGAACGCTACCTGCAATACGCCCGCAATGTCCTGGCCGAAGTCAACGCCGGACGCGATGCGGTGGCCCATGGCCGCCGCGTGGTGGGCGGCACCCTGTCACTATCGGTGCCCTCGGATTTCGGACGCAATCTGATGTGCCAGTGGCTCGATGAATTCCAGGCCCAGCATCCGGCGGTGAACCTGCAGGTACGCATCAGCGACCGCGTGGCCGACATGTTCCGCCAACCGGTGGAGGTGGCCATTCGCTACAGCCCGCCCGAGGATTCCAGCCTGGTGGCGCTAGCGCTGGCCCCGGACAACCGGCGCGTGCTGTGCGCTTCGCCCGACTACCTGGCGCGCCATGGCCGCCCGCGCACTCCGGCCGATCTACGCCAGCACAATTGTCTGCGCTACCTGCTCTCGGATACGCTGCATTCGCAATGGACCTTCTTCAAGGACGGTACGCCGCTGCAGATGCAAGTCAGCGGCGACCGCGTCTGTGACGATGGCGAACTGGTACACCGCTGGGCCGTCGATGGCCGCGGCATTGCCTACAAGTCGCGCCTGGACGTGCTGGCCGACCTGCGCAACGGCAGGCTGGAAGCGCTGCTGCCGGACTATGTGGGCGAGGCCTCGCCGCTGAACCTGGTCTGCACCCACCGCATGAGTCTCTCGCCCACGGTGCGCGCCTTGCGCGAACTGCTGGGCGAACGCATCGGGCGTTATCTCACCGACCGCTGA